The Coffea arabica cultivar ET-39 chromosome 2c, Coffea Arabica ET-39 HiFi, whole genome shotgun sequence genome includes the window TGACAAGAATGATGAGGCGCATATAACAATCCAGAACAAAGATTATCAACGAATTAGCTGTAGGGGCTGTTGTCAACTAGCATATTAACATTTGTCTGGACACCGTGCTTCTCTACAACCTAAATGAAGATCTATAAAAACTCGGCAGTACCCATAaccaattgaaaagaaaaattttagtcTAATTTTCTTTAGCTATAAAACTTACTCTTCTTCTTAAAAGCAAGCTAACAAAAACATACCATCCACTGCAAACAACATATTATGAGGAGAATATATTCAAGCGCAACAGCTATTACAGCCACTTCAGTTTAAGCAGCAAGATTCCAGTATTCTTTTCCCCTTCTACTACGAGAAGGCCCCAAAGAAAAAACACAATAAATTATCAAACTAACAAAAATAATTGGAGGTAAATATAGTaaataataaacaaaagaatGTATTAGACGAACAAAAGGAGATGCCTTGTTGCTTACTTCTATTGGCTATATTGCAGGCGATTTGTTCAGATGGGAGATTAACAAAATGGAAGGGAGAATCAGGGTGGTGGTCCTCTGGAAGCCTCCACTCAAGCGACTTCGATTGTGGGTCGGTTTCTTTATCAAAGGCCCCAAAGAGGTCTGCTAGAGATTCCACCTCCGGCCTTCTGTAGTCCAGCAACCTGTGGTAAAATACGCATAGATACCACATTATTTTGTGCTTCCTTATCTTTTGCTAACTTTTATTTTTCGCAGAGATAGTAGGACAGAGTGGTGGTCGCCCAAGTTGTTAACAGCGGACGGCGGCTGCCGGATGGCGGCGGAGGAGCTGTACTACTCCTCCAGGAGTGAGGTGTTCCGATACCAATATCCAAAACCCAAAACGCCAAAGCCCTGCCACCGCGCAAGGATGTTCCGCTAATAAGTTTAGTCACGCGTTCTTTTCTAAGTTAAATTAAAAATATGTGGGTTACTCCAATTTTTGGCATCAAAATACAACTAGCAACATTTATTGGTTTTTATTAATCGAAAGTGTTGCGGCATCAAAAATTCCacctaaatatttttttttattgaatttgacCTTCAAAATATCAATTCAGTTGGAATTAAGAGTTTATATTGAATGCAGCAACGTtcaagaaatctcattaaaattAAGAACTTGTACCGACTGTGAatctcaaaaaattaaattcagttaaatttgaaattttgtgtttgaatgcaaattcaaaaaattaaattaaatcacaCGCAAAAACTTTTTACTGAATGTGATATTCAAAATAACTACGTTGGTTAAGTTAAGATTTTGTAATCAGTGTGGTGCCCAAGAAATCATATTcagttaataaaaaattttgtcgTAAACATGACTTTTAACGGATCAAATTaagttaaattcaaaattttgtattGAATTCAAAGTTTAAGGATCAGGTTAAACCTAAAAATTTTTGTCGAATGTGACCTTCACAATatcaaatttatttaaaatcaagAATTCATACTGAATGTGATGTTCAGTAAGTCACATTCAGTTTACTTACATCCAAACTTCGTAGCAAGTGTGACTTTcaacaaatcaaatttaattaaattcaAAGTTTTGTACTAAATCTCTTTTGCATTTTGCAGGTGTTTGCATCCATATGCTTATTATTGTATACACACATTGAAAAATCTGTACGTAGTAGTATGCAATTTAAATATTTGACTGATTATATATAGTAGTAACTCTTTAAGTTAATTGGATATTAAGTACCACTCATTCCAACAGTTGGCTATATTTTGAATCGAAATAATTGTCAATCAATTATGTTTTGATAATACTTTGATGAATTGGCAATCATTAAGCCTTCATCATCCTGTTTAAAAACTGGCAAAACcttcgtgcaaaatatcctttttGAAGTCGTGTGATTTTGTCCGCCCAATCGACGGTTAATAAGGCAGAAGATAAGCAACAACTGCCTATTTCTTTTatatcacatatatatatatatatgtcctaATATGCAGTAGTACATCTAAGTCGCGAAAGCCTTTCAAATACACATGCTGATATGCAACTAGGCAAGTAAATCTGAAGCTGTTGATTTCTTCTTGCCCCCTTTTTTCTCCCCACTCTCTCCCTTCCCACTTTACGTCTGGGGAATAAAAATTTGCAGCACAGATGCAGAGTCAAACATGCCTTTTTCCCCTCCTTCCAAGTTAATTTGTGCGGAACAATCTTAACAGTTGAGCAGAATTCTCGAATTGCCATCTACACGAATATGACTTCAAATTTAGCACAAGGATTGCTTTCTATGTGATTTCTAAACTCACTGTCCCCCTTAAATGTAAAGGCATACAATGCCTGTCTCTGTGTCATGCCAAGAGGATAtattctgtgaacttttagccCATCATCTCCTCTTATCTTTTCTGGTCTTTCTTGTTTCCAAACTGGCACATGTTTCGCAGACTTGAACTTTGACAGCACCGCGGACCGCAATGCCTTCAAGGTTAAATTGGATGACCTGCCCAAAAAGGTCCAAGAATGAGAATGCAGGAAGGGTTGGATTGGTGTCAAACGACAAAATAAACATGCATTTGGGGTAAAGtaagaaagaaaatccaaatTCATCGACTTGTTCATCTAAGACGACAAACACATTCCTGATCCACCCACAAAGTCAGGTACAGTGGACTGACAATCTTCAGTCTCTACGACGAAAACTCAATAGGTCAAAAAGAATACCTTAGAAAAATCGACACCATCTCAAACCTCCCTCTTTCGCGAACATATACATGATAGACAGTTTCTATGCCTCTGGTGCATTTGCATGGCCGTTTTTTAAACTCTActtttttctcttctctctcctgaACTTTTGTTGCCAAGAAAATGCATAGACGACAAGAAGAATGAACTGCAGCCATATCAACAAGGGCCTTGAAAGAATCTGATGGGCCCTCAAGCTTCCACCTACAAAGTAGACTCAAATTTTCCTCAAACTGCGGAGTGGGTAGAAAATTAAATTTCCACATGTAATACAAGCAGCAAAAGAGTAAATTTTGATATCAATCGACAATGACATGAGCAGAAAAAAGTAATAGAGGAAACTGACTGCGAGCCCATTAGAGAAGTTGTACCATAATCTTTAACTAGAACAGGCAACATAATACTAACCAAGATGATGTATACGAAAGTCTACTAAAAGACTGGCCTATATACAAATGATACTCACCTTAATGATTCATTATATGCACCAGGATTTTCAGCAAGATATGTCATATGCTTGGCAACCGAATCAACATCATTTAGCTCTTTAATGTGTAACACAGAGCTAGGAGAAGGAGCAAAATCTTGGATATTTGGTGCACCCACAACGACAGGAACAGTTCCTACAAGTTCATGTTAAAGCTCCTTCATTAGCAAAACAATGAGATATGAAATCCATTCCCAACATATAGGCTCTTTTCACACATCCACAGCAATTACTTGGACTACATTGTTCTTTAAAAGCTATAACAAATGAGACACAAGACATTACTTCAGATTTCCATCTGAAATCATCCGAGAAATAACATTTCTCAATGCCACAAAAGTATAAGAAAACCTAGTTAATTTCCATCAGAAAGTGCTATCTCGAAGCTTGAAAAGGAAGAATTTTGAAGGAAGGAATCGAAAAACAACATATTTCATACCGGCCACAAGAGATTGGAAGAACTTCTCAGTAACATAATCCTCCTCATTTGAATTCTCAAAAGCCAAGCTGAACTTGTAACGCATCAGCGTTTTTACCTTGTCCACTGCACAAAATTATAACTGAAGTTTAAACAATAAGATGTGCCAGCCAGCAGCATATTTCCACAAAAACACTACCTTATCAAATACGAAACAATTTAGCATCAACATTTATACAATCTATTCAAATGAAAGCATTAACATCCACTACAAAGATTTTCTGCAAACTTCTTAGATGCAAAATAGTAACCAGATATCAATTGAAAGCAATGGCTCTTCTCCTGTATTTCTAAAGAGCAGAAATAACTCCAACAAGGAAATTTTAATAGCTTAAATAATTAGAAGGCCATTAATCCCACAGTATCTAAGAACCAGACTTCAGCTTAAAGACAATAAGAAGACAAAAACATTAACAGTGCAATATGCTCACCATTTCCACCACGATTTCGATGACAACTTCCATAAGAATCAATTTTGATGTTAGCCCTCTCAAGTGCTTCAAGAGCTTGAAGTCGGAAGTTTCGAGCACCACAATTAGAAATAAAAGCTGCTGCCAAAGCACTCTCAGTTTTTGGTTGCAAAGGTGCCATTATATCATACTCAGCCCAAGAGAAATACCCAACCGGAACATCTGAAGAGAGACTTGTTGTCATAACAATATCATATCCCCTCCTGATGCATGATGACAAAACCACATATTATCAGTCCGTGAATAATTGAAACTAGAAAAGTTCACAAGAAATGGAGGGAATTTATATCATAATCAATACAAACTAAAGTTGTATACCAGGATAAGCCACGCGTCAGTAAGGTACAACTTTTCCAAGTATATATCATTAGTTccattatttgtttctttcacAGATTTCTACCGCAAATACAAGAAAGAGCCTTAGAATAGTAGCAGTATTTCTATATTATGATGCATGGCAGCTCTAGGCTAATAGCACAATAGCATTTCCAATGTCTTCTCAAATAGTTTGTGCCGTGCATTTACCTCAGTTGCCATATTCCAGAatggcaaaaataaaaaaatgagggggggggggggggggggggggccaGCAGAGGGGACGGTGAAATAATTAGCAGCTACAAACTGTCAATTCCACCAAGCTCCCAatccaaaatagaaagaaaagagTTAACAAGATATTTCATGACACATTAAAAAACTACAGATGGGGAAAGAATATACCCTTGCATTCCATCTTTCTCATGCAATCAAGCAACAAGAATGTGCCATTCTTTTACAAAAGACCACTTTTAATGATCCTACCAGCAAGAACAAGCATGTGTTTATATTCTCGTCAAGTATCAAGACAGTCACATTCTTAGTTGCTCTATGATGTTGGGTGACAAGTCCTTTGACAAATTACAACTAAAAAGGTATATTTAATTAACAATTCGCTCCAGCCTTCAGCATCTTATTCTACAAGCATGATAATCAAGAAAGTCAATTTGTTCTTGCATTTTCCCATAGCAAAAGCCTGCTAATGCATTGAGTTCATCAGGACCATAAATACGAAaccgagagagagaaagagagcaacaaCATCAAGTGAGAGACACCTAGTAGTTTTATGTGCGAATCTAaatatgcaaagcaacttgttCAAATTAAACAATGGATACAACTTACAGCAAAGATACTTTAGTGCGAAAACTGTTTCAACTCGAGGCAACGTTTAACAAGAATTAGGTTTTCAACAACATGAAAGAGACAAGGTCAATGAAATGTGAACATGCTATAGTCAGTTCTTACCCACCGTCGTGCCATAGCAACATTGTTCTCTGCATAATATTGAGCTGACTCCATTGATCGAAGCACGCTCGCAGCACCATCTTGTTGAGGTAAACCAAATGCAGCATCAGGCTTTCTATTGCTATCAAATCCAAATTTACATCCCACAGAACAGGACTTCCACTCCTAaattgaagcaagtaacatTAATAAATACATGACCCacataataaattattacccaacaagcaaaaccaaaaggaaagatatttttactgtattAGGATGCTAGAATCCACATAACCCAATACAAATTTCAGAATTTATGTTCCATCAAGTAAAGAAAATTGTCATTTCTTCAAATTATTAATAAGCTTTAAAAACAGGATAGCGATTAAAGGCACGTGTGATGGTGCAAAACACAACATCACCCACCTTTACATTAATACGGTTTGTTTacatttttctaaaatcaattTGGACATTATCATAATAGGACACCTACCAGGAAAACTACTCAGTGCTCTAAATAAAATCAACAACTAACGAATTATTGAAATTAATCTACTGTAACTTTAATTTAGCAAAAATTATGGTATAGCACATCTGTTAAACCTACTTCACAATTACTCTTCTTTAAATTTCTCATCATAGAATAGGTTGTGTCACTACCCTATCCGACCCTACCCTACCctataaacaaacaaaaatttggACTTTATACAAAGATTATCCACCAGTTCATCAATACTATTAAGCAGCAGCCTTGCAATTCTGAACATAAAATAGAAATTTCCAGATTAACTACTAGTatcaaataacaaaattttaatgaaagaaagggaaaaaatggaaaacctgTTCAGCACCAGTTACAAAGATGGGATCTTTCTGAAAATCCCTAGAGTAAGCCACCGAGTCCTCTTTCTCCAACCACTCCTCACAGGTATTTTCCACTTCGGAGCCGCTCTTCCGATCAAAATCGTGGCCGGTCACACTGGTCAACCCGGCGTCTGCCTCATCTTCACCGTCGCCCATATGAATATGCgttgtggtggtggtggatGAGGTAGACAACCAAGACGACGACGTCGTATACTGGTAAAAGGAGTCAGCCCAGGAGTTGACTAAGTCAACGTTCTTGTCCACGTCCAGTCGGCCCAGAAAGGCGATCTCTGCAATCACCACTAAACTCACAATCAGAGGCATCAGATTCCACCATTTCTTCTTGGAGGTATTACTGTTACTGGTGGAGGAGTAGgatggcccgcttgactcttcgaATCTGGGATGCCTCTGATTCGGAATTGTTGAACCCATTCGGATAATGGTagaatttttctgaattttggaAAAGCATGCACCGTCTTAGGATGAAAGGGTCCTTTGTGACGAATAAGAATCCGCCGCCTTCATCCTCAGGGGATTTCAACACATTCGAGTACGAGGGAATGGGTTGACCAAATGGAACCTTTGGTGTAGAGTCTAAAAAATGCTACTACTAGGAGTCTAGGACTAATGATCTATATATCTATATGATATGAATTGCAGAGTGGTTTTCAGGAGATAGCCCTCAATGacttccaaacttttcattttttgttttaagattttttgtatttattttgaTACATAAAATGTAGTGGATTATAACCAATTATATTACcagttaaatttaaaatttaaaattttctcactatctacttcataaaccgtttatagtttattatttatattttaaatcttttttacttcttaattaaagacaaatgctcattcgtatactatttgaatacaattttacatttttataaataagaAATATTTATCACTAAACTAATCCCATAACCACTCCTACAAATAAACTTTGCAAATTACAATtacatttcaaaaaaatcacaaatgtgcaactaaatgtaaagtGAAGGGGCTTActatatttaaccctaaaaaaaaatcgCAAGAATGGAACAATTGTTTTTCTTCCCCTTTAGAATGGGCGGACATCCATGTGCAGtgacaaaaaaattttcccttttttaatgAACGTAAGAtggccaatttatttatttttaaaaaatgaatagaGTTGTTtcatatcccaaaaaaaaaaaagaaacaaacccaAGTTCCTCCATTGTTATATTTTTTCACCATTATTCTAAGAAATTTGCTAAATTGAGTTCCTTAGAGCAAAGAATGAGATATGTGACCAATCCCTTTGTTTTTATTTGCGTGACCAGCCTATTGTTGacaaaagtttaaatttttaaaaaagtattcaaaaattaTGGGAGATAATATTAGGAGTCTATAGTAAAATTATCACACTTCTGGTGTGATTTTCGCCTGTCAATACCATGAAAGAATAGAATAAATCATTATCAATTATTACACGCTAAATAGAATTCGAAAACATACAACATGATCAAGAAACAACAGAATGCTAATTAGGACTATttagagcttttttttttttgcaagaaatTCAGACACTGTAAAACTTATTTAGGCAAACTTTACCTCAGTGATGATTTAAGTATACTACAAATCATATGATCATGCTCGcattttttccacattttctttacgTTTCCTACTCTAATTAAGAGTTCTCCAATTTAAGAAATGTTTATCTCTTAACTAATCCTATAACTGTTTCTAAAAATCCTATAATCATGCTTACGTTTTTCCTACATTTCTTCCACTTTTCCACTCCAATTAAGAGTTTTCCAATTTAAGAATTTTACTCCAATTAAAAGTTCTCCAAAACATAGCATCCTCATTCAACTTGCTTGCATGTTCACTCAAATTAAGAGaactttcttgcatttttcccAATAACTTATTATTTCCTTCAACTTTTTTAAGGTATCCATCTTAACTCTTAACCTAATTGCACTATGAAACATGCTCGCTTACAAGCATTTCAACGACAGCTAAATTTCAAACTCGCAAGATTGCAAAAGGAGGAAATATTTGTTTAGAAAATGAAACGTACACCGCAATGATTATACACAGCAGTTCGAAAAGTTTCAACAACTTTGCTTTGACGAAAGATAAATCTCACATCAAATTCGAAGGACAAAATCCCAACTACACCAATTAAAACGTCGTTTGCATCAAATTAGAAATTTCGATACTGTTTATTCTTTAAAcatttgcattttcattgtttttttaaatattattttcaatAATGTAATATTTTCGATTGATTATTGCTGTTATTGTCTTTCGTCTTTAAATAGAAGTGAAATGTTAGGTAATAGGTCATCGTTTTAGACGTTTTTTTTCATGATTCAATAACAACTTATTACGCAACAgtaagtataaaattttattttatgatcaaaataataGATGTCCATTACTATTTTTATATCATCTTTTTCCCTATGGCACAAGTGTTGGTATTTGATTTTTTATGTAACCAAGTTCCCTCCAGATACAAAAATGATAGAATTTgatatgagaaatttcttacGATAGAAAATTTACATCTTCAAATTGTTTGCGACTTAGTTTAAATTCTTGGAATTCGATAACTATGTATAGTGTTTGATATTGTCATAATGACAGTTTCGTACCTTTAGGTCAAAAGAATTAATGTTTCTTATCACAAAAAAATTGTCATTATCTAATTCTTTGTCACTCTGGTCTAAATTGTAATAACGTGGTCGACACTGTTGTTAGGTAATAAATTTCATGTACTTTTAATTTTAACATATTTTTCTGTATTgtatataacattttatttgtcaaacagGTACAATGTAAATATACAAATTAGAGATTTCAGGGGTAACATGCATCTTAATCTACAAGACGGACATGCACGATTCGTATTTAGTTGTGATGTTTTTATCTTAGAGAATTACAAaggaaggtataatttcttgatatatatttatttttttaatactaTTTATAGACTATGTaaaaaaatacactaattttgaatttcgtaTGTACTTAATTCTCAGAAAAATGGTGATAGGTTATTCAACCAACGAATCAATTCATGCAAAAATCgtgtatttttatttataatatgcactccacaaaattcaacagaattaattaaatcaccaattttggcTTTCGTACTAAAAGTTGAATGGTATGAAGAGTGTTCGCACTTTCATGtaagattatcaaatcaaatatataatatttgtaagtattcCATTTTAACAATATgcaattacattcatttttattcatatatcattcattttctaatataaatttatattattttttcagAATCTATCTTTCGAAGAAAAGGCAGTTCTTGAATGATATACACGTTCTATCATATTTCAAATTATTATTAGACAGATGTTACATTTTAATTGTGTTAGTGcaatttttttaacatttttttattcaccattttatttttttttaataatgttAGCACCGTGCGTAGCACAGGTATTCACTCTAGTTTTCAGAGTAAAAGTACTAGATAACTATTGAGTGCGCCAAAATTAACTTACACTCGACATGATAATAGATGACTTGCACAACTCATTAATCTTCTTTCAATTAAGTACGAGTATTATTTAATATTCTGTGTTCGGTGTTTGTGGTTAAATAATTGACTGTAActgtattttgaaaatttttaaaatttaaaattttattataacaatctatatctatatacaTTTTGAGAAGGAATTTTTAGTAACAAGTCTCCACGCATTTTTTCATTactaatttcatttttctagcatttcacatttaatttaatttataaaatatttttctttcaacttCCACATCTATTCTTCACATTTGAaattattgattattttttaaaatcatttcatttcaaattattGGTTAATGTacatcctatatatatatataaaaaggagTTGGTATTTGACTGTTGGGTGATTTTCATCTGACATTTTGAGGGGCAAGTTAGTCAATACATCAGGAGTTTACAACTAAGTAAGGGTTCAGTACCAGCATGATATGCAGATTGATGCGCACTTTGCCTATCTTACCCTTAGTGGGCTGATGTTCCAGCTTTTACTCTTGAAAGTGGCCGTTAGTGTTGCAGTTAAGACAAAGAGGTCTTTTAATGGAGCTTGCAAAAAGAGTTGGAGGGATTACGTTGCATGCATTTACACAAAACCAATTGAGCTTGCAAAAATAGTTGAATGCAGTTACACAAAACCAATTGAGCAAGTCATGATTAGTCTAACATGAATGCATTTACAACACGATTAATTATCTATTTGATAGTGGAAGTTTAACTGCAGACTTTGTCTCTTCTAAAGTTTCACAAAACCGATTGATTGAGCGGTAAAGAGTTGGATGATTATAGTAAGCAATTATAGGTTATTTAATGAAATAGTAATGGACGGAAGATGAGAGACCTATTGGAAAGCATGTCTGAACTAAAACGGAAATCCTCTTGATTTTTTGAAGCATTTGCtgagcagtttttttttttttttggaacctACAACAATAATAGGGGTTGTTAACAAAAAGTGTGGTTGTATGAGGTGCTTAACTAAATGGGCAAGGTTTTTGCTCTGTGTTTTTCCATGTACATACCAGATGTGTGCATATCAAATATCTAAATGAACTAGTGAATTCATCGTTCCATTTAGAAAGGCCAACTATATTTGTAACTTTATTATGTAATTTCCCTGTTTTGCAGATTAAGAAGCAAGAGAACTGTACTACAGAAACTTGGTCATCAAGGTACTTTCCAACAGCATTTCTGTCCTTGACATATTATATCAAATAATAGTTACAATTAACTCATTATTTTGGTGTGCATGACTTGCTATTATTTTAACTGCCTTTTAATTTGTGTGTTCTTCTCTTTTGTGTGTTAATGACCATGGCAAATTGCATCTGACCACTGCAATTTGGACTTTGGAATTAGCCTTATTTCCTCTCTTCCAAATTATGTGCATGGCTATGTGTTTATTGAATTGCAGTAGCTATGGTCACAGTTTAAAGGCTTATTCTATTTGTGTTAGCACTTAGGATGGATATCAAAAACTACTGATAAACTTAATTGTAAAAGACAAGCTCACAATCAAAAGGCTAGAGAAAAGTACGCTGCCTTATCAGtggaagataaagaaaaagttCGACAGAAGCAACGAGATGCTTACAATAAACGCAAAGCATCAAAACAAAATAGACTTACCTCTTCCATTAAATCTGCATCAATGAGGAATGATAAGTTGCAGATATTAAAAAGTATTACAGTTGATAGACATCTTTGTTACCTTACTAAAATCCACTAACAAAAACTGTGTAATCCAATTATTGTTGGATGTCGAAAAGGAGATTATATACTGAATACTACAAACTGTGGTGATTAATGCAAACACAATACACAGTGAACAAGTAAAAATATCTGAAGGAAAGGATGATATGTAGAAACATAAGGAACATGCTACTACATTTTCCACCTATGAAAGAGGTTAACATATCTGTCAAAATTCAAATACAATTAgcagaaaatataaattcatgTATAGGATTATGTTACAGCAAAATGTTACTTTTACATATAGGCTCTACATCTAAACTTTGCTACCAAAGAACCTCAGAAGAAGCAACAGGAACAAAGCAAATAGGTTTTCTCATTAGTACATTTGCTGTTCAAGATAGCAGTGTTATAAGTAGACTTATAGCAATAACCACAACTTATTTATGTTATAGATATCCATCCAATCTGCAATAGTTGCTATAATGATtaacctttctttttttattacaataacctttctttttttctttcttttcatctATATGACGATTAATTTGCTATGCAATAATAAGTCCACAATTTCAATTGCATAATCACCTACATGGTTGACTTAATTGAGTAGGCAAACTATACAATAGCAATTCTTACAATTACATTactattgattgcaatttccgtTTACAAGCTACATCCCCCGCACAAGTTACAACTCCCGCGCCAAGCGCGGGTGCCACCCCTAGTGTTATCCTATTGGAACTTCAACCCATCATGTTTTCGATTGCGTTGCGTTATTTATGATTTTATAACAATTAAAACTTTTATAAGACCATACGAAAAGATAACAAATATAATATCCTTTCATGctttcttattaatttaaataaataggATTATTTGTACTCCATTTTTGTTATTCACACTTCAATAATCATTTTGGTCatataattttaattaattagactatataataaaacaaatggtggaattgcaaataataaaaaaaaaaggtgcaaataacattttcttAAGTAAGAAGTGGCTTCCATGcctttttaatttaaaaaagtagTGACTCCACTTATATAGGATTTTGGTTTGAAGTTTATTAGTGGaagataaattaaaaaaaaaacattgccaaacttagtaaaagtaaaaaagtaaatgacaatattttattttttatctttgtAATACTAAGTAAAAAggcaaaattaaatagaaaacaaaaagaaaataatgtcgtggatttaaaaaatcaagaatggtaTCATTCATGAAATCCaaattatgaaatcactaaataaaaaacaaagtactACTAGCCTTTTAACGtggactttttttttgaaatattcatttttgataaaaaaaaataatcataataaCAACATcaattctacaaaaaaaaaatttaaaaaaataacattaTAGTTTAAGAGAAAGATATAGAACCTTCAACTCTAAAATActacttaatttgtatatatttggcCCAAATTTGACATTAGATTTGAATAAGAGTGCAAAACCCAAACACTAAGGATAACTTTTAgtatcattaattattttatatattcttattgctgtcttcatatgtaaatatgtatttgctatgttaaatatatatatatatatatatatatatatattgatggtAGTACTTGAGAATATTATATTATAGATATTAttagtttttcattttcatttttaaatactaataattgcaaccattgtaatcaattttcaattttatatttttattatgatAAGTAAAGTTAAATATATTGGGTCGCAGAGATATGAATTTAGAGGTTAGCTATAGGAGGAGGAGGGAGGGAAAAAAATGATGAGGAGTTGAAAAGTGGTAGGAAAGATTGAAGAATATGAGTTACAAGAATGGACGGAGAAGgaagataaaaagaaaagagattGCAGGAAAGAAGGTTGTACGAGGCATCACTTTTTTGACCCATCACAAAAAGTTAAGTCATAAGGTATTAGATTTAACACCAAGGTTAGTTAACAGTCGATATCTCAAAGGGTTATTATTACGCATTCtaac containing:
- the LOC113726430 gene encoding glycoprotein 3-alpha-L-fucosyltransferase A, with product MGSTIPNQRHPRFEESSGPSYSSTSNSNTSKKKWWNLMPLIVSLVVIAEIAFLGRLDVDKNVDLVNSWADSFYQYTTSSSWLSTSSTTTTTHIHMGDGEDEADAGLTSVTGHDFDRKSGSEVENTCEEWLEKEDSVAYSRDFQKDPIFVTGAEQEWKSCSVGCKFGFDSNRKPDAAFGLPQQDGAASVLRSMESAQYYAENNVAMARRRGYDIVMTTSLSSDVPVGYFSWAEYDIMAPLQPKTESALAAAFISNCGARNFRLQALEALERANIKIDSYGSCHRNRGGNVDKVKTLMRYKFSLAFENSNEEDYVTEKFFQSLVAGTVPVVVGAPNIQDFAPSPSSVLHIKELNDVDSVAKHMTYLAENPGAYNESLRWKLEGPSDSFKALVDMAAVHSSCRLCIFLATKVQEREEKKVEFKKRPCKCTRGIETVYHVYVRERGRFEMVSIFLRSSNLTLKALRSAVLSKFKSAKHVPVWKQERPEKIRGDDGLKVHRIYPLGMTQRQALYAFTFKGDSEFRNHIESNPCAKFEVIFV